The window TAATGTCAAGGGAAGGGCTATCTCTCATTTCGTCACCCTCGTCTTGCTGTTCACGCTTGCGCTTGATAGACGATTCAACTTTCTCCAGCTGCCTTCGCAGCTTGCTGGCAAggttttcttccttttccagATCAGCCGAGATTTTGTTGCCGCTTCCTTGCGTGGTCTCGGCAGACTTCTTAGCCTTGACTCGCGCAGCAGTAGGGAAGCGTTTCTTTCGCTCAGCAATGTAAGCGTCGACATCGTTCACCCTGCAATAAATGGTCAGCCAATATAAAATCACGGTCAGCACATTCGACTTACTGTAAGGCATCTGCTCCAATGAGCTTGCGAAGCGTCTCTTcttccatctcgtcgtcttccgaCTCCGAGTCTTGGCCCGGTGTGAGACCTAGTGTATTGGTCTTGcgcttttttttcttgccCGAAGCCGCATTATCATGCTTGTGGTGGGAAGCACCTCCATCTTGGCGGTGGTTGTGATTGCCCTgtggacgatgacgacccTTATCATTGGCATGGAACgagcctcgacctcggggGTTGCCACCGCGGTGACCACCGCGACCACGCTGCCCGTCATGTTTGTAGAATGCTTCTTGTGGAGGAACCGACGCGCGAGGTGCAGCAGGAGGTGCGTGGTAGGGAAATTGTGCTGGAGGCTGGTACGGCACGGCTTGTGCGCGAGGATCTCCGTATGGCTGGCCGTATGCGCCGTTCGCATGATGTATCCCATCACTACCGTAAGCTACTGGCGCAGGTGCGCCCACATTTTGGGCACCTCGAGGGCCGCCTCGGTCATTCCCATAgccgcctcgcccgcgaGTCGTCCCGTACTGACTTTGAGCGTGAGGGTCGTGACCGACCCACGGTTGGGGAGCGCTGTATGGTGGGGGTGCGGCATAAGGCTGGCCGTAGACTTGCTGCTGTGGCTGCTGCGGTCCATAACTTGGTTGGTGGGGAGGCGGCTGTGGGTGCTGAGGATGCTGCGGGTGTGGCGGGTGCTGCGGGTGCGCGTAAACCTGGGGGGCGTAGTTCGGATGGTAGTTGGTAGTCGACAGCGGCGCAGGAGCATGGGTGCCATGCTGAGGAGCAGCATGCTGAGGTGTTACATGTGCGTGATCCTGATGCCATTGGTGCTGAGGGGGATagctgctggcggcgggCTGCTGGGCGGGATAGCCAGGACTATGCTGAGGATATTGGGGTTGTTGCGGTCGACCATACTCGTACTGGGGCtgaggagcaggaggatATTCGGGACGGGTGTTCGACGGGTAGCCGCCACGCCCACCACGAGCAGCATGCGCACCACTGCCTCGGGAATGTTGTTGGTAAGGGGGATTGTGGTGTCCATACCCAGGATGATTAGCCTGAGTtgctggaggcggcggcggcggcggcgggccgtAGTTGTAGCCTGACATCTTGGCTTGACAACTTCGACGGGATCTTGTTATTTTTGCGGTCGATTCGTGGTCAGACGTGTGATCGGGACAGATGGCGTCGGGCAAACCGAGGATGGAGCGTGCTGCGCCTGTGACCGACTCGGAAGATTCGTGCAAGCGAGCTGCTGTTTGAAATAGCAGCAagcgatggcgatgaagtcGGTGGAAGGGGCAACGGATGGAGGTCGTGTTCAGACCCGAAGTCGACTACCTAAACAAAAGACATCAGACAGAGGGGGGGACGAAAAACTCAAGCAACGATCAACGGGCCAAAAACaagagggatggatgggtgggaATGAAAGAGACAGACGGCCTGATGCAGGTTCCCTGGCGCGACGCTGAAGCAGATGGTGGAGCCCCAACAGCTTTCCACAGCAAAGTTGGTCGTGGTTTCGGTTTCCGCAATAACAGTTCTAGCGGTAGGTGGCTCAGCCTTCAGGCCTGGGTGCTGGATGTCACACAGGGTGCGGTGGACTATGCCGGCCAGGGTCTGAAGTGGTGGGTGCTAGACTTGATTCAGCGGGCGGTAAGGGACCTGCTTCCTTGGGACCAAGCGCCCCGCGATTTTACCGATCCTGAGACTTGACCCAGATTGAACCGCGCCGCGACACTCACAGAAATACCCAATTCACGACCTTGCAGAGAGGCGTTGAGGGACGGACGATGATCTCGGGACCCTAGGAGAATTCTAACATTGGCATCCTTCTGACTTGCCAAAGTGCACCCTTCACAGGCGAAAGCGGCCCAGCATGTTCATCCTGGTAAGGACTGGAGACTCACAAAATTTCACTGAGTGGGTGTGTCACTAATACGGCCCCAATGGGGGTGAAAAGACCAAGATCGCCGACCTGGTAGAGATCGCGCCAGAGGACTTCCGCAAGAAGAgtgtcgccgccatcgaggatAATATCAACGCAAAGTACGCGAATAAGGTCATTCAAAAGATTGGCCTCTGCATCTGCCTCTATGATCTGTTGTGGACCTCCGAAGGCCTCATCGGCCATGGCACCGGTCTTGTTAACGTTAATGGTGTGCTGCCGCCGTTCACAACCACCCGTCAGGATGAGTTGTCTGGTGCTAATTATTGCGATTAGTTGAGTTCAGACTCGTCGTTTTCAGACCTTTCAAGGGTGAGGTTATGTTCGGCAGAATCAGAAGTTCCACGCCGGCCGGTATCAATTTGAGGaccgacttcttcgacgacgTCTTTATTCCTTTCGATGAGCTTCCCGAGGGCGCAGAGTTGTATGTGAATCGCACATCATCAATGGATTGAGACCACAGCTAACACACCACCAGCAACCATTCGGAACAGCTATGGATCTGGAACATTGAGGGCGACAGACTCTTCTATGATAACCATGAGATGGTCAGATTCCAggtcatcgacgaggagtGGCACGACCAGACGCCTGCAGGCCCGAGTCAGGGGGAGGAAGCTGCACCGCCCAAGCCGCCCTACAAAGTAAAGGGCACCATGGCCATGGAGGGTCTCGGCGTATGCCTCTGGTGGGACGGGCAGGGCAGCGAGTAGGACGCGGGTGACCCTTGATATCCTTACAGAAACGTTTACCGGCAACGATCTGGACATGACAGGATGATATGTGTGTTGCGGAGATCTGTATGATTCTACAATTCTATGACTTGATACCCGCGAGCAGTCTCTGCTCCACATCATCCAGAACAGAGTAGTGTTCAACGACAGCAATGTTCTCAGCTTCGCCCTTGAACTGCTTGTCAGGGTCAACACCAGGGCCGAACATCTGGGGAGCACCCTGTGCACCTCCCATCTGCCCCATCTGCTGAGCCATCTGGCTAGCAGCTATTTAAGTTGTTAGCACTATCAGACATACATTCAGAATGCATCCTGCACTTACCATTGTCACTTCCCAGGATGAAGTTGAAGACGGACTGCAGGCCAAAGATGCATAGGAAGTACCAACTGATGCTAGACATCCAACGGGGATCCATATCTTTGGTAGCAACACCCGCCTGCAACATGCTCTTGAActtgatggtgatggggaACGGCAGTTTCACTACATCGGTCAGCAATCAGTCGGTCAACTCCACCAAGCCTCATAAGACATACTGATGACGTATCCGCTGAAGAAGGCGTTGATCCAGCTCATAATCAGCGTGTTGGGAATAATCATGGCCATGTTGTTCTTCATCATGCCCATCATGCCGTCCATCGCGCCCGGGTCGGTCAGCGGGTTCGCGGGCGGCTGGCCCTTGCGGTCCGGGTCTTTGAGATATGCGCCGGACTCGTAGGCCGTGATGAGCGCATCGCGGCGCGCCTCAAATGACTTCTTGGAGAGAACATGGTGGTTGGTGCGCACCGTGACGCCGTGCATCATGGCGCGCTGTTCCTTGAGCGCCgccttctcgagcttcttgggcGGCGTGGCAAGGAGAACGGTGGCGTAGTGCCGCAGAATACCGGTCAGAATCATGACCACCGTGATAGGGAATAGAATCCAGTAGCTATCCAATCGTCAATTAGCGCGCGAGCGTGGGTCGTAGGGGCAGGATCAGGACTGTCTGCGTACAGGAGCTGGGGATCCCGATGGATCGTCTGCACCGGAACTTGAGCCATGGTGGACTTGTCTTTTCGAGAAGTACcggaaagaggagaagaaggggatTGTGGTGGCGTTCGTCGATGCGATACAGCCAGCTGGTTTGTGAGCTCTCCCGTTGCATCCATTCAATCTGGTGGAGttgggaggagaggagaccTTGGGAAGTGGGCGGGAGCTCCTTCGGCATTTCTGTTTTGCCGCCGCTCCGAAAGACCACCTTCCACCTCTGCCGTCGATTCACGCAAGGGTCCAAGCTGTCCAAGCTCTGAAGGCCAGGCTGGATGTTACAAGACAAACCATCGCACTCCACGCCTGGCAAGCCTCCGCGTAATTGTCAATTCTACCCGCAATTTCTTACCACAACGCCAGACGCCATGTCTTCCTCTGAAAGAATAACGGTCTACAATTTGGCGGGTAAGCAATCTACGCACCCCGGCCCAGACATGCGGTCGCATCCCACTAACACCAAGCTCCTTAGACCTTAAAAACCACTCGGACGACGCACTTCCCAACTACCTTAACTCCCTCAAATTCGCCCAATCCCACACCCTTACCGACGTCCGCCTAGCACTCGGGTACTCTGCCTTTCTGGTCGCCGGCGCATGTTTCCTGTGGGACTACAAGCTCGGCTTTGAAAGCACAAAGTACTACACAGCGGCTGCCGTGGTCCTCTACTCGCTTCTCAATGGTGCTCTGACGCTATGGATCTGGCTCAAGGAGGCAGGCACCGTGTACGAGGGCACATCTCCTTCGGGCGAGAAGGTAAGAAGATCTGGTCTACCACTTGCCCGCTCTATTAGCGAATAACTCTTTCATTTGGCCACCCGTGACTAACACTAGCGCAACCAGATCAGCATCGCAACCTCGACAAAGAAGAACGACCCAACCTACAACATGAAAATCACCCTTACCCACAAGAAtggcgagaagaagacacTTGAACTCTCAAAACCCTTTGCCGAGTGGTTCGACTCACAGGGccgcttcgtcgtcatccctTTTCAGGAGGTTCTCGCCACAAAcatccccatcatcggcaagCTTGATCCCAAGCGCGTCAAGTCTGTGTCACAGGCGTATTCGGCTGACGTTCTCGACGCGCTGTACGCTGAGAGCGCGGCGACAGGCAGCGAGGCAGAGGCGATTAAGGGTGCGAGCAAGAGACGCAAGGCATGATGCCGACATgtagagggggggggggttcttgtGCAATGGGCCGATACCAATGCTGTTGTATACACTATGGAATAATCAGGGCCTTCCCTTGTGCGCGTGCTCAATCCTTCTGGCCATTAGTGAAACAATATATCTCCTAGCGAGCCTGTAGAAAAGAAATGTGAGTGGAAATGAAGTTATGATGCATGTGCAGAGAACCTTGTATCATTTGACACGGGCACAACGTTGCAATTCCAGACACCACTCTCGGGACTAGTTTAATCTTTATTTGTATGGAACCTGATGGTTTCTAACACCTCAATACGCACTAGGTTACCTTCAAACTCCTTGCCATGTCAGGATGGTGCCTCATTCAGAAGCCCTCGGCCATTTTCTATAATCCAACATGCAGTAGTTAACCGACATCTATGCAAGCCCAATGACCTCCTTTCCCATTCGCCATCACGATGAGATAGTCATACAACTCTCAGTTGAGCTCATCCCATTTGGCGCGAGCCGTCAGAGCAGCCTCGCGGACCCTGCGAACTTTATCGCCCGAGGCTTGCACCAACAAGCGCTGAACCTGAGATGCCGAATCGAGAAGGTGGCGGTGCTCGAACTGAATTGGGAGGAGGCCGATGATGCGGATGACCTGGCAGCGAcactgcaacctccaccgCTCGGAGTGGTCGAAGGGGATATAACCCGCCGGCATCCAAGTAATGTCTTCATCGACAGGTGTTCCAATTTTGTTGAAGATGGACATGCAGGCTGTGATAACACTCTGCAGGAAGGGCTGAGTCCGTTTGGGCGAGTTCTCTATGATTCGCTGCAGGACATCAAGGGCGGCCGCCACATCTTTGGTTACTGGCAGGTATCGGATCACGCAAAGAATGAGTCTAATCAGATCTTCTGTGTCGTCTTCGTAGATCGGGTATCGGATGTGCTTGACGGCCGCAAGAACAGCGATGCTGTAGTTCGCGGCAACGAGCTTGTCGTCCTTGCTATTCGAcccggccggccaggccTTGGCCAGCATGGGTTTGATGATCTCGAAGTAGGCTTTCTGAACCCAGAGGGGGCGGGTTTGTCCGTAGCACTCCTTTGTGAGAACCTTGACATCGCCGAAGATGGTCTCGAGGTTGCGACCAAGTATGTGGCCGATCGTCATGTTGCTGGGTCCCTGTTGAACGGTTGCAAGGAGCTGCTTGAGGGAGCTGCCGCTGTACCGTCTGAGAATACCAGCAAGGATGGCATATACAGGTCTTGCGAACTCCGCCCTGACCTCACCAGGGTTCCCGCCAGGAATCAAGTTGGCCTCGTGCTCGAGATTGCCAGTCACTTGCTCCACCTCGTCGGGCTGATCCTTTTCATTGGCGATGAAGTTCATTTGGAGCTGAAGCATGGTGACGATTTCGTTCAGCTTCTCAACAGGGTATTTGTTTGAGATGATCGTAAGTATGGCCGAAACCACATGGCGGCATCTGGGCGAAGCTGAGTGGTCCCTTGCAAGAAGGCCAGCGATGAGGATCTGGTGTGCAGTTCCTCTCTCGACCTATGCAGTAGTTAGCATCACGTCTCTGCAACTTGGTTTTgtattttcttcttcttaccAGTCGCTGGATTGTTGTCGGATGGAACGGTTGAATAATACCGAGAGAGAGTATGACAGTACGTCCCTGACTGAAGCCACTTATCGGGAACTTGGGAGGGCTCGTCATGCTGTACGAAGCCTGAGGGGCCCAGGTTCTCAGCATAGCGTCCCGTAGCTCTGAGTTCTGCCACGGATGTCCAACATCAGGGTCCGAATGATGGTACTCGTCATCACCACGGAAAAGCGTGACAACCTCCTCGTTGAGAAGCAGTCTGGTCTGCTCCAACTCGGTCATCTGCTGAATAACGAAGATGGCCATATTCGAGAGGGCATGCAAGTAATCGTCCTCAACCATTCTGTCATCCAGCTCTTTGCTTGTGAAATCGGCGCTCAAAGCGAGAGAGAGCTCAGTGTCGTCGTTGTAGCTGACAATCTGGGTGGCACGTCTATAGAGTTGCCGTACGACAAAGAGGCTGACCAGAATGAATTCCCCGTGTagctcatcgccgtcattTCCCGCACTTCGCGCCTGTTCGTCGATATCCATCGCGTCATCACCGTCGTTGGTAAGGATGTTATCGTCGAATCGCGGAAGGTTGGGATATCGGTTGGCGACGTAGTTGAACCAGGTAAGCGAGTATCTCTTGTCGTCGAAATTGTTCGTCTTGGAGCGCGGGCGCAGGTTTTCGACGGCACGTTGGCAAAGTCTCATTGCCAGATGTATTCCAGAAGCTAATATCGACCAGATTCCGGGGTGTGCCTTAGCATCGAGCATCGCGTGTAGAATACCGATGATGGCGTGAAGATAAGAGATGTACCCGCTGAGCAGGTCGCCTTGGCAAGGAAGCTCGCAGCAGCAAATGTAAGCCAGTCTTTTGATTTTCTCTTGCAGGATCGGAGCCGTCGTCTGAAGGGATACCGCGTCGGTGGAATGGAGGTACGACCTACACAATTTGAGGCAGTCCTCGATGACCTTGGCACGGGCGGGGGGGTAAGTCGTCAAGGCTTTCTGCAGAGCGAGAACAGCATCATTCTCTAGCTCGGAACGCGCCTCGGCCATCGTGGATTGTTCAGGGGTGGTGAAGATGACACTTGCCAAGTTGTTGCAGATGTCGGAGAGTGTTGAAGCTGGCAGCATAGGTTGGGAAGATTCTCCTGTTTGGGCTGCTCGCTGACAGACCATGAGGCCGAGACCCTTGACAGCCTGTTGACCTATGGCGATGTCTTCCTTCTGGGCTGTGTCTTCGAGGGCCTTCTGGAAGAGAGGCAGGTACGTCTGGCTTTGAAGCGGGGCAAGCATCGGCTCAGTTACCTTGAATGCCtcagcatcctcgacgcTCAACTGCACGCCTCCCCCAATGAGGGCTTGCCGAAGCTCAAGCAGGGAGTTCAGCAGGATCAAGAGGTTCTTTGTATGGTCGGGGGACTTGGTGTGGCGAAGGTTATCCTTGACATGAGTAACTGAAGGAGCTATCATGAGCGCGAACGCAGCAGGTTTTGCGCTGTGAACGGAGATGATGAGTTTTCCAGAAGCTGCCGTGTAAATAGGGTTTGACAAGTCTTCCAAGCAGTCACGCTGGACAGCAAGGGCAAAGTCTCTAAGCTCATCTCCTGTGAGTCGTTTTGCAATAGTTCGGATGACCTCAAGGGTGGCATTGATTGTGTCTTCGATTTCTCCGTTGCGGACTTCATACTTGAGGCTGCTCCAAATCTTGTCAGAAAAGGGAGCCACCCCTTGTTGGACATGCTCGTAGTTACTCAAGCATGCAGTCAGAGTCTTGAGAATATCAACCTTTTGTTATGTCAGTACAAATTTTCAGAGGGAAAAGAGACATATTTAGACAAACCTTGACGTTGACAGTCACACTGTCTGGTTGGTCCAGCCTGCCAAGGAGGTATGGGATGGCCTTTTCAGCTACTCGATGGTGGGCTGAAAAGCAGGCTCGGAGAGCAAGCTTCAGATCCTCTGCAGTGATTCCTGAGGGGTGTTGAGATGTCCTCAAAGAAATTGGGAAGTATGCTGAGAAGATGCTGAAAATTTCGCTGACAACCTCTGATGCAGGAGAAAATTCTGATAGGAAAACCTTGAGAACCTTGAACCATGTCATCAGACACCGGGGGTCTCGTTCGTTGCGGCATAGTTGCAAGAGATCGGTGATGAATCCAGAAGTCGTGCCATGTTGGTATTGGAGGTCATTGGCAACATCTGGGTTGGCGATGAGGTGGTCTAGGAGCTCATACACAGCTGCACGTGTTTCCGCCACCTGGGCCTTGAAATCGTCATGAAGACTGCAGACGCTCTGGACAATATCATTCCCTTTCTGAGGTTGGAAGTTCTTCATGCTAGCAGTTCTTTGGAGTGCCTTGGCAGCTGGTAAAATACCGGCTTTGTGGTCAACCTTGAACATGCTGCCAAAGAAGGACACAAGGAGGTTGACTGCAACACATGTGTCAGTTGCCTTGCGGTTATTCCACTGGTTTAGACCTACTCACCTTGATCCGTCTTGAGAAACTCGGGATCTAAATGCTCCAAAGTGCCAGCTAAGAAGCTCAATGCTATGAAACACAAACACAGACAAGAAGTCAATATGGGTGTGGGGACCTTTTAGTATTGCTATTCTTCTTACCTTTGGATCTGGCAA is drawn from Colletotrichum destructivum chromosome 6, complete sequence and contains these coding sequences:
- a CDS encoding Putative FMR1-interacting protein — translated: MSGYNYGPPPPPPPPATQANHPGYGHHNPPYQQHSRGSGAHAARGGRGGYPSNTRPEYPPAPQPQYEYGRPQQPQYPQHSPGYPAQQPAASSYPPQHQWHQDHAHVTPQHAAPQHGTHAPAPLSTTNYHPNYAPQVYAHPQHPPHPQHPQHPQPPPHQPSYGPQQPQQQVYGQPYAAPPPYSAPQPWVGHDPHAQSQYGTTRGRGGYGNDRGGPRGAQNVGAPAPVAYGSDGIHHANGAYGQPYGDPRAQAVPYQPPAQFPYHAPPAAPRASVPPQEAFYKHDGQRGRGGHRGGNPRGRGSFHANDKGRHRPQGNHNHRQDGGASHHKHDNAASGKKKKRKTNTLGLTPGQDSESEDDEMEEETLRKLIGADALQVNDVDAYIAERKKRFPTAARVKAKKSAETTQGSGNKISADLEKEENLASKLRRQLEKVESSIKRKREQQDEGDEMRDSPSLDIKSEDEEPEVASSRVQPAPPPPPPAKKADISKHCKYYSTGGTCGKKGKCRFVHDPAVREAAMKDREANNGHLTIQQRLILNDKDQEDLTVLQSIQYLREKGLMKPEDKPEGSNGHQAPGGSQDPQSQSRQKSSNLPAAHASLPAPPVKHHNGLPPHKPPPSVLSAANGGSTVRYKGWNLSGYGNSGLKSEDLP
- a CDS encoding Putative RNA polymerase Rpb7-like, nucleic acid-binding, RNA polymerase III, subunit Rpc25 — its product is MFILTKIADLVEIAPEDFRKKSVAAIEDNINAKYANKVIQKIGLCICLYDLLWTSEGLIGHGTGLVNVNVEFRLVVFRPFKGEVMFGRIRSSTPAGINLRTDFFDDVFIPFDELPEGAEFNHSEQLWIWNIEGDRLFYDNHEMVRFQVIDEEWHDQTPAGPSQGEEAAPPKPPYKVKGTMAMEGLGVCLWWDGQGSE
- a CDS encoding Putative signal peptidase complex subunit 2, which produces MLQDKPSHSTPGKPPRNCQFYPQFLTTTPDAMSSSERITVYNLADLKNHSDDALPNYLNSLKFAQSHTLTDVRLALGYSAFLVAGACFLWDYKLGFESTKYYTAAAVVLYSLLNGALTLWIWLKEAGTVYEGTSPSGEKISIATSTKKNDPTYNMKITLTHKNGEKKTLELSKPFAEWFDSQGRFVVIPFQEVLATNIPIIGKLDPKRVKSVSQAYSADVLDALYAESAATGSEAEAIKGASKRRKA
- a CDS encoding Putative integral membrane protein EMC3/TMCO1, with amino-acid sequence MDATGELTNQLAVSHRRTPPQSPSSPLSGTSRKDKSTMAQVPVQTIHRDPQLLYWILFPITVVMILTGILRHYATVLLATPPKKLEKAALKEQRAMMHGVTVRTNHHVLSKKSFEARRDALITAYESGAYLKDPDRKGQPPANPLTDPGAMDGMMGMMKNNMAMIIPNTLIMSWINAFFSGYVIMKLPFPITIKFKSMLQAGVATKDMDPRWMSSISWYFLCIFGLQSVFNFILGSDNAASQMAQQMGQMGGAQGAPQMFGPGVDPDKQFKGEAENIAVVEHYSVLDDVEQRLLAGIKS
- a CDS encoding Putative DNA repair/transcription protein MET18/MMS19; amino-acid sequence: MADFRKLALEFVLSDDTERQTAITQEAASAIQSAPRPSNPVARWVESIKPWMPSANDGHMDDGEDGEADGDVIARSKALSFLAGTLEHLDPEFLKTDQVNLLVSFFGSMFKVDHKAGILPAAKALQRTASMKNFQPQKGNDIVQSVCSLHDDFKAQVAETRAAVYELLDHLIANPDVANDLQYQHGTTSGFITDLLQLCRNERDPRCLMTWFKVLKVFLSEFSPASEVVSEIFSIFSAYFPISLRTSQHPSGITAEDLKLALRACFSAHHRVAEKAIPYLLGRLDQPDSVTVNVKVDILKTLTACLSNYEHVQQGVAPFSDKIWSSLKYEVRNGEIEDTINATLEVIRTIAKRLTGDELRDFALAVQRDCLEDLSNPIYTAASGKLIISVHSAKPAAFALMIAPSVTHVKDNLRHTKSPDHTKNLLILLNSLLELRQALIGGGVQLSVEDAEAFKVTEPMLAPLQSQTYLPLFQKALEDTAQKEDIAIGQQAVKGLGLMVCQRAAQTGESSQPMLPASTLSDICNNLASVIFTTPEQSTMAEARSELENDAVLALQKALTTYPPARAKVIEDCLKLCRSYLHSTDAVSLQTTAPILQEKIKRLAYICCCELPCQGDLLSGYISYLHAIIGILHAMLDAKAHPGIWSILASGIHLAMRLCQRAVENLRPRSKTNNFDDKRYSLTWFNYVANRYPNLPRFDDNILTNDGDDAMDIDEQARSAGNDGDELHGEFILVSLFVVRQLYRRATQIVSYNDDTELSLALSADFTSKELDDRMVEDDYLHALSNMAIFVIQQMTELEQTRLLLNEEVVTLFRGDDEYHHSDPDVGHPWQNSELRDAMLRTWAPQASYSMTSPPKFPISGFSQGRTVILSLGIIQPFHPTTIQRLVERGTAHQILIAGLLARDHSASPRCRHVVSAILTIISNKYPVEKLNEIVTMLQLQMNFIANEKDQPDEVEQVTGNLEHEANLIPGGNPGEVRAEFARPVYAILAGILRRYSGSSLKQLLATVQQGPSNMTIGHILGRNLETIFGDVKVLTKECYGQTRPLWVQKAYFEIIKPMLAKAWPAGSNSKDDKLVAANYSIAVLAAVKHIRYPIYEDDTEDLIRLILCVIRYLPVTKDVAAALDVLQRIIENSPKRTQPFLQSVITACMSIFNKIGTPVDEDITWMPAGYIPFDHSERWRLQCRCQVIRIIGLLPIQFEHRHLLDSASQVQRLLVQASGDKVRRVREAALTARAKWDELN